The Flavobacterium psychrotrophum region ACATAAATTTGCCCCTCGCCTGTTTTAGCTTTGGCCAGTTACCCGCAAGTACGGCTTCTTCAAGGGTTTTATACTTACCTCGTACCATATCCGGCGTTATAAGCTTATTGGCACCAAGCCCTGTAATAATCACCTTATCCATTTCGTCAAAAGTCTTTTGCGTAAACTCCTCTTCGGTAGTACCAAAGTGCCCATCGCCATCTTTAGGCTCCAGGGTTATAAATATAGGTTCGTGCGTTGGGTGGGCATCGCTCCATTTTTTAAGGTCGGCAAGCAGGCCGTCAAAAGTACTGTACCAGGTACGGTAATCAATATCCAGCATATGGAATACCTTAAAGCCCGGCTTATCCATAGCGCTATCAGTATTATAAGCTTCTGTAGGTTTAGCCAGTTCCAGTCCTTTTGGGTGTGCATAGCGGCCTCCTTTAGTATCAGCATGAATGTCGATCTCCAGGTTACGAAGGCCCATGTCCAGCTGCTTTGTTATTTCAATATGGTCATATTGCAGGCCGCTTAAATCGCGTGATGGGTCTTTAGCCTGTATTACATCATATAATTGGGGCTCTATGGCTTTGCGGTAGCTATTATGCGATCCTATAACCTGTATGGCATTCATGGGCTGGTTATCATCTTGCGCTACTGCGGTAGTGGTGAATAAAACGGCACCTATAAATAAAGGTACGGTAAGTAATTTGTTCATTATGGTTTATTTGTAGTTTAGGAAACCCCAAAGCTACCCCCACGTTGTTACCTTCCCGTTATGTAAGCGCAAACAAAAAGCCACCATACCATTATTAGAATGTAAACAAAAAAAGGCCGAAAACAATACTACAAACGTTGTAGCACCTTTGTAGCACCGGCAACACTAAACACACCCTTAATTTAATGGTAACGTTTCCGCAAAAGCTTTTTGACGGGTATGCTCTTATTTCGCACCTAATATTTTTATACCCTTCGACGGGTAACCTAAACTACTAAAACTAAACATAAACAAATTAACTCAACTACTGCCTATGGTGTAACATCATCTATGTTGCCAACTGCCAAAACACAATTAAAAAAGCCGCAACCGCTGCAACGGTTACGGCCACGGAATAAGCCAGTCTTATTAACTAATAACTTAAACCACAATGCAATTTAAAACTACTCTTTTTAACTTTAAAAGCTCCCTGCTTTTAGTACCGGCCGTACTAAGCCTTAGTGCCGGCTATGCTGCCGAAAAGGGAACTACAGTAAAGGTACACATAAATAGTGATGCCTTTGCTAAAACCATATTAAGCCCTGATTTTTACCAGCAAACCGTAAAAGGTAAAGTGCTTGACGAAGCCGGTATGGGCCTACCGGGTGCTACCATTATAGACAGGGCTACAGGCAAAACAGCCGTAACCGATATTGATGGTAACTTTACCATAGAAGCTGCACAGGGTGCTAACCTTGAAATTATATTTGTGGGCTATAAGACACAAACAGTAGCTGTTAACGGTGCCGATATTAACGTTATCATGAAAACCGACATGAACGAGCTGCAGGAAGTTGTACTTGTAGGTTATGGTAACCAGACAAAAAAAGACGTTACCGGAGCAGTAACGCAGCTGAGCAGCGAGAAGTTTCGCCAGGGTGTAAACATAAGCGCAGACGGCCTGCTACAGGGTAAAGTAGCTGGTGTGCGCGTAGTGCCTACCAGCGGTGAGCCGGGTGCGGGCATTAATGTAAGCATACGCGGTATAGGCTCTATACGTAGTGGCAGTACACCACTATTTGTAGTAGACGGCGTGCCGCTAAGCAATGACGATACCAGCCCACAGGGCGCTAACGTGGGCTTCGGCTCACAGTCGGCAAAAAACCCGCTTAACTTTCTTAACACCGGCGACATTGAGTCGATAACGGTACTTAAAGATGCTTCTGCCGCGGCCATATATGGCGCGCGCGGTAGTAATGGTGTAGTAATCATTACCACTAAAAAAGGAAGCAAGGGCAAGGCAAGCTTTACGGTAGATTCTTACCTGGGTTTTAGCAGTGTTGCAAATAAAATAGATGTACTGAACGCTAGCCAATACCGCAGCGCACTCGCGGCAACCGGTGGCAACGAGGCCTATGATCACGGCGGCAATACCGATTGGCAGGATGTAATATACCGTACTGCGGTTACGCAAAACAACTCATTCTCTTTTGCAAAAGCAACCGACAGCGGTAACTACTATGTGTCGCTTTCGCAAATGAACCAGGACGGTATTGTAGAGCACAGCAACTTTAAGCGTACTACCGGAAGGATAAATGCGGCAGAATCTTTTCTTGACAATAAGCGACTGAGGCTTAAGGTAAACCTTACCGCCAGCGAAACTAAAGATACAGGTGTGCCTATAGGCGATGATGGTGGTAGCGATGGCCAGCTTATTATACATACGCTTATGGCTAACCCTACCCAGCCGGTATTTGATGAAAACGGCGATTATACAAACTTTAATATGAATGCCCATTATAACCCTGCTTACCTGCTTAGCATTTTTAGTGATGAAACTCGCACGTCAAGGATACTGGGTAATGCGGAAGCATCTTTCCGTATCTTAAACGGGCTTGACTATAAGCTAAACGTGGGTATAGACCGTTCTATGTCTGAAAGAAATACAACCGTATACCCCAACCTTACTGACCGTAGCAGGACAGGTACCTACATACAGGGTAACATGGAAAACAAAAACTCGCTTATAGAGCATTACCTGACGTATAACACTACATTTGGTTCGCATAAAATTGATGCCCTTGCCGGTTTCTCTTACCAGAAGTTTGAACGCAGCGGTACTAACTACACTATGATTAACCTTACCAATGACCAAAGCGTAGGCATAGACCCTGCAGACAACCCGGCTTTCTTTGGTGCCCAGGCAAACGTTAGCGGCTACGCACAGGTTAATGAGTTGCAATCTTACTTTGGCAGGGTAAACTATACCTTTGCAGACAAGTACCTTATTACAGCATCAATAAGGGCCGATGGTTCTACCCGTTTTGGCCAAAATAATAAATACGGCTACTTCCCGTCATTCGCGGCAGGCTGGAACATAAACCAGGAAAGCTTCCTTAAAGACAGCAAAGTGGTAGATAACCTTAAGCTGCGTGTAAGCTGGGGCCAGACCGGTAACCAGGAAGTACAGAACAAAATTACAAGAGCCAGCTACTCACTTATACCCGGAGACGGTTACTACCTGTATGACAACCTTGACCTTGTTAACGGTGTATATACATCGCGCACGGCAAACCCTGATCTTAAATGGGAGGTGGTTACACAATATAATATAGGTACCGACTTTAACCTTTGGGGCGACAAGCTTTACGGTACGGTAGATTATTTTAACAAAACCACTACCGATGCCATACTTTTTATACCATCGCAGCCACTGAGCGCTACTCCAAACGTATGGAAAAACATAGGCGGAAAAATTGTGAACACCGGATTAGAGTTTATGTTAGGTTCAAAAATAATTGATACCGAAGACTTTACCTGGTCTTTAGACGCTAACGGTGCTACACTGCATAATGAAATTAAAGACCTGCCAGTAAGCCAAATATACTCAGGTGCCATATCTGGCCCGGGCCAGAGTGGTGTATTGGCAAACATTTATAAAAGCGGCTATTCTGCCGGATCGTTCTACCTGATGAAATTTGACGGTTATGATGCAG contains the following coding sequences:
- a CDS encoding SusC/RagA family TonB-linked outer membrane protein, with the protein product MQFKTTLFNFKSSLLLVPAVLSLSAGYAAEKGTTVKVHINSDAFAKTILSPDFYQQTVKGKVLDEAGMGLPGATIIDRATGKTAVTDIDGNFTIEAAQGANLEIIFVGYKTQTVAVNGADINVIMKTDMNELQEVVLVGYGNQTKKDVTGAVTQLSSEKFRQGVNISADGLLQGKVAGVRVVPTSGEPGAGINVSIRGIGSIRSGSTPLFVVDGVPLSNDDTSPQGANVGFGSQSAKNPLNFLNTGDIESITVLKDASAAAIYGARGSNGVVIITTKKGSKGKASFTVDSYLGFSSVANKIDVLNASQYRSALAATGGNEAYDHGGNTDWQDVIYRTAVTQNNSFSFAKATDSGNYYVSLSQMNQDGIVEHSNFKRTTGRINAAESFLDNKRLRLKVNLTASETKDTGVPIGDDGGSDGQLIIHTLMANPTQPVFDENGDYTNFNMNAHYNPAYLLSIFSDETRTSRILGNAEASFRILNGLDYKLNVGIDRSMSERNTTVYPNLTDRSRTGTYIQGNMENKNSLIEHYLTYNTTFGSHKIDALAGFSYQKFERSGTNYTMINLTNDQSVGIDPADNPAFFGAQANVSGYAQVNELQSYFGRVNYTFADKYLITASIRADGSTRFGQNNKYGYFPSFAAGWNINQESFLKDSKVVDNLKLRVSWGQTGNQEVQNKITRASYSLIPGDGYYLYDNLDLVNGVYTSRTANPDLKWEVVTQYNIGTDFNLWGDKLYGTVDYFNKTTTDAILFIPSQPLSATPNVWKNIGGKIVNTGLEFMLGSKIIDTEDFTWSLDANGATLHNEIKDLPVSQIYSGAISGPGQSGVLANIYKSGYSAGSFYLMKFDGYDADGLPTYVDTNGDGVTDNNDRQIFESALPTFSYGINTNLRYKAFDLSLSFIGQSGGYLLNNTGLNALNINNLASDRNVATNYYESGANPSVAPVVSTLYLEKSDFLRLNSARIGYTFKHPGINWLDSLNLYATGTNLFTITPYTGYDPLINSPKSSGGNQSIGIDYGAYPTTRTFILGATLKL
- a CDS encoding phosphatidylinositol-specific phospholipase C1-like protein, with translation MNKLLTVPLFIGAVLFTTTAVAQDDNQPMNAIQVIGSHNSYRKAIEPQLYDVIQAKDPSRDLSGLQYDHIEITKQLDMGLRNLEIDIHADTKGGRYAHPKGLELAKPTEAYNTDSAMDKPGFKVFHMLDIDYRTWYSTFDGLLADLKKWSDAHPTHEPIFITLEPKDGDGHFGTTEEEFTQKTFDEMDKVIITGLGANKLITPDMVRGKYKTLEEAVLAGNWPKLKQARGKFMFLLDNSGKKRDLYIKDHPSLRGRVVFVNAAPGTPEAAALFRNNPEDATIAELAKKGYIIRTRADADTKEARANDYSHFEAAKKSGAQIITTDYYLPSKIFQSPYHISFDNKTYVRTNPVTGKVK